Below is a window of Cryobacterium sp. PAMC25264 DNA.
CGCCGACCAGGTCGCCGCCGCCGAGGCGTGGGCCACGACCGCTGCGACCCTCGCCGTGTTCTCCGGCGAAGGCGTCACCGCCGACGGCCACCTCGTGCCGCTGCTCGCGAACGTGGGCGGCGCCGCGGATGCCGTCAAGGCCGCCGCCGCGGGCGCGCAGGGTGTCGGGTTGCTCCGCACCGAGTTCTGCTTTCTGGACCGCGACGAAGAACCCACCCTGGACGAGCAGGTCACCGCGTACCGCGGTGTCTTCGACGCGTTCGCCGGCAAGAAGGTCGTCGTGCGCACCCTCGACGCCGGCGCCGACAAGCCCCTCCCGTTCCTCACCGACGCGTCAGAGCCCAACCCGGCACTCGGCGTGCGCGGCTACCGCACCGACTTCACCTCCCCCGGAGTGCTCACGCGTCAGCTGGCCGCGATCGCGACCGCCGCCGAGGGCACCGAAGCGGATGTCTGGGTGATGGCTCCGATGATCTCCACCGCCGAAGAAGCCGGCGACTTCGCCCGCATGTGCACCGACGCCGGGTTGAAGACGCCCGGGGTGATGGTGGAGGTTCCCTCCGCCGCGTTGACGGCCGAGACCATCCTGGGCCAGGTGCAGTTCGCCAGCCTGGGCACCAACGACCTCACCCAGTACGCCATGGCCGCCGACCGGCAGCTCGGCCCGCTCGCGGCGCTGAACACACCGTGGCAGCCCGCCGTGCTCCGGTTGATCCAGCTGACCGTCGCCGGCTCCGTCGCCGAGGGCAACAACAAGCCCGTCGGTGTCTGTGGCGAGGCCGCGGCCGACCCGGCCCTCGCAGTGGTCCTGGTGGGCCTGGGCGTGAGCACCCTCTCGATGACCGCACGGGCACTCTCTGCCGTCGCTGCGGTGCTCAAGACCGTCACCGTCGAAGACGCCCAGCGCCTGGCCGGCATCGCCCTGGCCGCACCGACCGCCACCGCGGCCCGCGACCTCGTGCGCGCCGAACTGCCCGCCCTGGCCGAACTCGGCCTCTAGCAGACCTGCAATACAGTTGTAATCCGTACCGTTTCAGGAGGAACCATGTCAGAACGTAACGCCACCATCGCCAGCCGCGTCGGCCTGCACGCCCGCCCCGCGGCGATCTTCGCCGAGGCCGTCGGCGCACTGCCGCTCGAGGTCACCATCGCACTCGAGGGTGACCCGGCCGAGGATGCCATGGATGCCTCGAGCATCCTCAGCCTGATGAGCCTGGGCGCCGCAAACGGCCAGGTCGTCGTGCTGCGCGCCGAGGGCGATGGAGCGGACGAGGCTCTCGAAGGCCTCGTCAAGATCCTCGAGACGGACCTCGACGCCGAATAGGCTCGGCACCACCCGCTCAACACCGAACAGCTCGCCCGTGATCCACGGGCGAGCTGTTCTGTGTCTCCCGGTCGAGGCTTCCCGGCCGAGTTCTAGAAGCCTCAGGTGATCTTCAGGTATGGGGCCCTCACCGCAGCTAGGGTGACGACTATCCCTCAATGACGAGAGTAAGGAACACCATGACCGACCAGATGTCCAACACCACCCCGCCCAGCGCCGAACCCGACCTTTCAGGCCCGCCGTCCCGCAGCATCCAGGACTGGACCGACCTGGGCAAGGAGATGTGGTCCTATCTGACCGGCAAGAGCGCGGTGATCGACTATAGCTTCATCGACATGACCGTGGAGGTTCCACGGGACATCGGCCCGGATGCGCCGCGGGCCACCTGGAAGCTCAACGGCACCCTGCGGGTGACCACGAGCGAGGCTCCCGGCGGGGCCGCACCCGCATCCTCCTCCCGCACCGACTAGCCCCGTGGCCGACACCACAACGCGCCTCGACATCGATCTGCGCTTCTCGCTGGACGAGCCTGGAGGGGACCGCGAGCCGCTCGTCGGCACCGTCACCGCGTCCGGCGTGGAGATCGAGGTGTTCCTGAGCAACCCCGAGCGCTTCCTGCACACCCATTTCACGTCGCTGAGCGATTTGCGTACCGTGGCGGCGGGCCTGGCCGAAAAGTCCCTTGTGCTGTCGGTATCCGGACCCGACGGCGTGATAGCCCGGATGGGGGCGGTGCAGGCTCCGCTCGCCCAGCGGATGGTGACCCGCTCGCCGCATCTGATGCTGGGAACCGCAGCGGCGGTGAGCTCTCTGCTCAGGCACTGGCGTCAACCTCCTCCTCCCGAGCAACGCGTGCAGCTGCCACCGACCACCCCATTCCCCTGGTTCCGACGGTCTCCCGCCGCATCAGGAACCGTGTCACGACCACCCATTACACTCCGGGTGCCGGGCGCCCCCGTCTGATCTTCGTCGTGGGTTCAGAGAACTGGGACGGCCGTCCTCCCCGCGAGTTCAACCTGTTGCCCGGCGTCACCCGCATCGGCAGTGGCACCGACGCCGACCTGCGCCTGGACGGGCTCGACCTTCAGCACGCTGAGATCCGGCACGACGAGAACGACGAATACGTTCTGTATGCGTACGGCAGCGTCGGCGGTGGATCGAGCACGATGCGGCCGGAACAGGGGCTGGTCCTGCGTACCGGCGCCCGTATCGAGATGGGGCGCTGGCGCATGGGCTTCTTCCGCGAGGAATATGCCGACCATGGCCGGCCCTACGGCGGCCGGCTCGGCGGGGAACTCTCGGTGCAGAAGCCCCAGCCGGACCGCCGGTCGCAGCCGCGCTGACCTAGCTGCCCGACGCAGCAGGCACCGCGGGCTGCTCGGTCTCCTCCGGACGCCGGGCCGTGAGCCGCAGCGTGGCGACCAGGCCGATGACCAGGAATCCGGCAGCCGCGTACGCCGAGTACCGGGTGCCCTCGCTGAAGGCTTCCTTGGCGGCCTCGGC
It encodes the following:
- a CDS encoding FHA domain-containing protein — its product is MGSENWDGRPPREFNLLPGVTRIGSGTDADLRLDGLDLQHAEIRHDENDEYVLYAYGSVGGGSSTMRPEQGLVLRTGARIEMGRWRMGFFREEYADHGRPYGGRLGGELSVQKPQPDRRSQPR
- a CDS encoding HPr family phosphocarrier protein encodes the protein MSERNATIASRVGLHARPAAIFAEAVGALPLEVTIALEGDPAEDAMDASSILSLMSLGAANGQVVVLRAEGDGADEALEGLVKILETDLDAE
- the ptsP gene encoding phosphoenolpyruvate--protein phosphotransferase; the protein is MQSFTGVGVSPGRIVGSVRQMPKAVSEPPAGEKLASSTTAEDAAVTLRTAAKVVQAELKERSVSATGAGKSVLEATALMAADPMLIKGAVKLMTNNGTSAERAIWESAASVAEMLHNLGGYMAERSTDVLDVRSRIVAELRGVPAPGIPASDTPFILVADDLAPADTATLNPALVLALVTSGGGPQSHTAIIARALGLPAVVAAAGVETISDGTSVYVDGAAGSISVDPDADQVAAAEAWATTAATLAVFSGEGVTADGHLVPLLANVGGAADAVKAAAAGAQGVGLLRTEFCFLDRDEEPTLDEQVTAYRGVFDAFAGKKVVVRTLDAGADKPLPFLTDASEPNPALGVRGYRTDFTSPGVLTRQLAAIATAAEGTEADVWVMAPMISTAEEAGDFARMCTDAGLKTPGVMVEVPSAALTAETILGQVQFASLGTNDLTQYAMAADRQLGPLAALNTPWQPAVLRLIQLTVAGSVAEGNNKPVGVCGEAAADPALAVVLVGLGVSTLSMTARALSAVAAVLKTVTVEDAQRLAGIALAAPTATAARDLVRAELPALAELGL